The proteins below are encoded in one region of Ktedonobacterales bacterium:
- a CDS encoding M48 family metallopeptidase: MTIIYQGQNFQRFQDYLERQASDGLQGGDSAPLYAHPVDGWIIRTLNATPVKSVMNKALDVLVSYQFGYDLARSIFIDDRSFPDIFEVLSHCAKVLGIPIPHTVTRHDVALFNAYTAGTDEYAFINISSTLCKHFTKEEASFVVGHECGHIASRHMVYHTLASALTNAALGQLGPIGEALRLTAGIPLMAWARRSEVTADRAGLLCCGDIAVAERSLLRLVTGLADADRVDMEDFLRRSKEVQEYHTLAKLRELAAAHPLIPKRIEALRLFADSEPYYTLSGKPRPEDKVLLSREELNRRVSQIVQP, encoded by the coding sequence GTGACTATCATCTATCAGGGTCAGAACTTTCAGCGTTTTCAAGACTACCTTGAACGCCAGGCTAGCGATGGACTCCAGGGCGGTGATTCCGCCCCGCTGTACGCTCATCCGGTAGACGGCTGGATTATCCGCACCCTCAATGCCACGCCGGTCAAATCGGTGATGAATAAAGCACTCGATGTGCTGGTCAGCTACCAGTTCGGCTACGATCTTGCCAGAAGTATCTTCATAGATGATCGATCTTTTCCCGACATCTTTGAGGTGTTGTCACACTGCGCCAAAGTGCTGGGCATTCCCATTCCCCATACCGTCACCAGGCACGATGTCGCGCTCTTCAACGCCTATACCGCAGGCACCGATGAGTATGCCTTCATCAACATCTCTTCTACGCTCTGCAAGCACTTCACCAAAGAAGAAGCCTCGTTTGTCGTTGGGCACGAGTGCGGCCATATCGCCTCCAGACACATGGTCTATCACACCCTGGCCTCGGCGCTGACAAATGCCGCCCTGGGCCAGCTTGGCCCAATCGGCGAGGCGCTGCGCCTGACGGCTGGCATTCCCCTGATGGCCTGGGCGCGCCGCTCAGAAGTAACGGCGGATCGCGCGGGCCTGCTGTGCTGTGGCGATATTGCCGTCGCTGAGCGCTCACTTTTGCGGCTTGTCACCGGCCTGGCCGACGCTGATCGCGTAGATATGGAAGACTTCCTGCGCCGCTCCAAAGAGGTTCAGGAGTATCACACTCTCGCAAAGCTTCGGGAACTGGCCGCTGCCCACCCGCTTATCCCTAAACGTATTGAGGCTCTGCGCCTGTTTGCCGATTCTGAACCTTACTATACCCTCTCTGGTAAGCCCAGGCCAGAAGACAAGGTATTGCTCAGCCGTGAGGAGCTAAACCGGCGCGTGAGCCAGATCGTTCAGCCATAA
- a CDS encoding cupin domain-containing protein: protein MGLDISHAQTVEVGYDEFCGALAARDLKPLWKIARQLMPEVPLPTTLAWLWKWADVLPLARRAGELITLERGGDRRVLALANPGLRGLPFTSTTLWAAFQYLGPHESAPAHRHTPNAIRFVLTGSGVYTTVNGDACDMEPGDLILTPNWNWHDHNNQSDQPMVWFDGLDLPLLTTLESIFFENHPDQLQPVEAHNRSEQGFAGVGLRELGIRSPVAHSPLLRYRWAETERTLESLRQARGGPMSSLEFVNPLNGSPAVSTFACEMHRLYPGSRTPSRRKTGSSVYVVYQGTGRSVINGVRFDWGPGDSFVTPSWASVDHEALERADLFAISDRPVLEPLHLYREETLAEHQEVIGTFVPLKGLSNVAEAHQQEQGH, encoded by the coding sequence ATGGGCCTTGACATCAGCCACGCGCAGACCGTCGAAGTTGGCTATGATGAGTTTTGTGGGGCGCTCGCGGCGCGCGACCTGAAGCCGCTCTGGAAGATCGCCAGGCAACTCATGCCCGAAGTACCCCTGCCTACCACGCTGGCCTGGCTCTGGAAGTGGGCAGACGTACTGCCGCTCGCCAGACGCGCTGGCGAACTGATCACCCTCGAACGAGGGGGTGATCGGCGCGTCCTCGCACTCGCCAATCCGGGGCTGAGGGGGCTGCCCTTCACCAGCACGACGCTCTGGGCAGCGTTTCAGTACCTGGGGCCGCATGAATCAGCGCCCGCCCACCGGCATACACCCAACGCCATTCGCTTTGTCCTCACCGGCTCAGGTGTCTATACCACCGTTAACGGCGACGCCTGCGACATGGAGCCGGGCGATCTGATTCTGACGCCGAATTGGAACTGGCATGACCACAACAATCAGAGTGACCAGCCGATGGTCTGGTTTGATGGTCTGGACCTGCCGCTGCTGACGACGCTGGAGTCCATCTTCTTCGAGAACCACCCGGACCAGTTGCAGCCAGTGGAAGCACACAACCGCTCCGAACAAGGTTTTGCAGGGGTCGGCCTGCGCGAGCTAGGCATCCGGTCTCCTGTTGCTCACTCCCCGCTCCTGCGCTACCGCTGGGCCGAGACGGAGCGAACGCTCGAATCGCTGCGCCAGGCGCGCGGCGGCCCAATGAGCAGCCTGGAGTTCGTCAACCCCCTCAACGGCAGCCCGGCAGTGAGTACCTTTGCCTGCGAGATGCACCGCCTCTATCCCGGCTCGCGCACGCCCTCCCGGCGCAAAACGGGCAGTTCCGTCTATGTCGTCTATCAGGGCACTGGTCGCTCCGTGATCAATGGGGTGCGCTTTGACTGGGGGCCGGGTGATAGCTTCGTGACTCCCTCCTGGGCCAGCGTAGACCACGAGGCGCTCGAACGAGCAGACCTGTTTGCCATCAGTGACCGGCCCGTCCTGGAGCCGCTGCATCTCTATCGGGAAGAGACGCTGGCGGAGCATCAGGAGGTCATCGGAACGTTTGTGCCCCTCAAAGGGCTGTCGAACGTTGCTGAAGCGCACCAACAGGAACAGGGACATTGA
- the rpoN gene encoding RNA polymerase factor sigma-54: MSMDLNQTYTPVQVQRASPQLVAANHILALSSAELQSLINKEMAENPALEMEENPICPSCGRTLQGTVCPNCLSLSSSSQQISDRDEFVDESALWQFQATSGGGDDEEFDPTTHVPAQMSLAEHLTLSLQAQLPSKDAQMIEYLVGNLDDDGLLRCTADEVMGLFGVSLERVECAIAHLQAMEPIGVGARDVRECLLIQLKYIEGQGLYQPYAYEVIDRYLTQLSEHKYGQIAAQLGITSETVHQVSEFIKRNLNPFPARGYLGSNLGDSGEHTGHVMPDVIISRRPLHVGYLYDVEVVESKRFYLHVSSSYSQLYSEVSGRHSLLTEDERRHIQQYVSRAKLFIANINQRRQTLYKITRCLVDLQKEFLDQGIRHLRPLTRARVASELGMHESTVSRATAAKFVMLPSREVIPFSNFFVANLSVKDVIKDLISHELTPLTDQELADMLCERGIQVARRTVAKYREQLGILPSSLR; encoded by the coding sequence ATGTCTATGGACTTGAACCAGACATATACGCCGGTGCAGGTCCAACGTGCGTCCCCGCAGCTCGTCGCTGCTAACCATATTCTGGCGTTGTCCTCAGCTGAACTTCAGTCCTTAATTAACAAGGAGATGGCTGAGAATCCGGCGCTCGAAATGGAAGAGAACCCGATCTGTCCGAGCTGTGGCCGTACTCTTCAGGGTACGGTCTGCCCAAATTGCCTGTCGCTTTCATCTTCTTCGCAGCAAATTTCGGACCGCGACGAATTCGTTGATGAGTCTGCGCTGTGGCAATTCCAGGCAACATCGGGCGGTGGTGATGACGAGGAATTTGACCCCACGACGCATGTCCCTGCACAGATGAGCCTTGCTGAGCATTTGACACTTTCACTTCAGGCTCAGTTACCCTCCAAAGATGCTCAGATGATCGAGTATCTGGTTGGCAATCTCGATGATGATGGTCTGTTACGTTGCACTGCTGATGAAGTGATGGGGCTGTTTGGTGTGTCCCTGGAGCGCGTTGAGTGTGCCATTGCACACCTGCAAGCGATGGAACCCATTGGAGTGGGCGCCCGTGATGTGCGCGAATGCCTGCTCATTCAGTTAAAGTATATTGAAGGGCAAGGGCTGTATCAGCCCTATGCCTATGAGGTCATTGACCGCTATCTCACTCAACTGAGTGAGCATAAGTACGGCCAGATCGCTGCCCAATTAGGGATCACGAGCGAGACGGTTCATCAGGTCAGTGAGTTTATCAAGCGCAACCTCAACCCCTTTCCTGCGCGTGGCTACCTTGGCTCAAATCTGGGAGATAGTGGCGAACATACCGGCCATGTGATGCCGGATGTGATTATCAGCCGTCGGCCCCTTCATGTGGGCTACCTCTATGACGTGGAGGTGGTTGAGTCGAAGCGTTTCTATCTGCACGTCAGTTCCTCCTATTCGCAGCTCTATAGTGAGGTGAGTGGCCGTCACTCGCTGCTGACTGAAGACGAACGCCGCCATATCCAGCAGTACGTGTCGCGCGCCAAGCTTTTTATTGCCAACATCAACCAGCGTCGCCAGACGCTGTACAAGATTACCCGCTGCCTGGTGGACCTTCAGAAAGAATTCCTGGATCAGGGCATTCGCCATTTACGTCCCCTGACCCGCGCGCGGGTCGCGTCGGAATTGGGTATGCACGAATCAACGGTCAGCCGGGCTACGGCTGCCAAGTTCGTGATGCTGCCAAGCCGCGAGGTCATCCCTTTTAGCAACTTCTTTGTAGCCAATTTAAGCGTGAAGGATGTCATTAAAGACCTGATTAGCCATGAGTTGACCCCTCTGACCGATCAGGAACTGGCCGATATGCTCTGCGAGCGCGGCATCCAGGTCGCGCGGCGGACGGTGGCAAAGTATCGTGAGCAACTGGGAATCCTGCCTTCCTCGCTGCGATGA
- a CDS encoding bifunctional 5,10-methylenetetrahydrofolate dehydrogenase/5,10-methenyltetrahydrofolate cyclohydrolase translates to MPATLLDGRALSAQIKIELQARARAYHAARGHLARLALVIAGAHPAARLYSDQVARSCAEIGLECISHTFPFRVGEEELRQAVGNLSADPLLQGIVVLLPLPAHIQQRRVTEVIAPEKDVDGLGPRNAGNMMLGFPSFVPSTASAVRELLRASNIPLAGQHAVIVGRSNVGGKPIALLMLHQHATITICHSQTPNLAEITRTADILVASAGRPKLITAEMVKPGAVVLDAGINDVDGRIVGDVEFAGVSTIAASITPVPGGLGPLTNLMLIRHTLMGPEVE, encoded by the coding sequence ATGCCAGCAACGTTACTTGATGGCCGCGCGCTCAGCGCGCAAATCAAAATCGAATTACAAGCGCGCGCGCGCGCGTATCACGCCGCACGCGGCCACCTTGCCCGGCTAGCCCTGGTCATTGCAGGCGCGCATCCGGCTGCGCGGCTCTACAGCGACCAGGTTGCACGCTCCTGCGCCGAGATTGGTCTGGAATGTATCAGCCATACCTTCCCGTTTCGTGTGGGAGAAGAGGAACTGCGCCAGGCTGTTGGCAATCTGAGCGCCGACCCGCTCTTGCAGGGCATCGTAGTTTTACTGCCCCTGCCAGCGCATATCCAACAGCGTAGGGTGACTGAAGTCATCGCGCCAGAGAAAGATGTAGATGGGCTGGGGCCGCGCAACGCAGGGAATATGATGCTCGGTTTCCCCAGCTTTGTCCCCAGCACCGCCTCTGCTGTGCGCGAACTCTTGCGCGCTAGCAACATTCCCCTGGCCGGGCAGCATGCAGTGATCGTCGGGCGCAGCAACGTCGGCGGTAAACCCATTGCCTTGTTGATGCTGCACCAGCATGCAACCATCACCATCTGCCATTCTCAGACCCCCAACCTGGCTGAGATCACACGCACAGCAGATATTCTTGTCGCCAGTGCCGGGCGCCCAAAGCTGATTACCGCCGAGATGGTGAAACCGGGCGCAGTAGTGCTTGATGCTGGTATCAATGATGTAGATGGTCGCATCGTCGGCGACGTAGAGTTTGCAGGCGTGAGCACCATAGCTGCTTCTATCACCCCTGTTCCTGGCGGACTCGGCCCGCTCACCAACTTGATGCTTATCCGCCACACCTTGATGGGGCCAGAGGTCGAATAG